The following are encoded in a window of Candidatus Methylomirabilota bacterium genomic DNA:
- a CDS encoding acetyl-CoA carboxylase biotin carboxylase subunit produces MFRKILIANRGEIALRVIRACREMGIGTVAIYSDADRSALHVRKADEAYWVGASPSAESYLRVDRILEIARQSQAEAIHPGYGFLAENPTFAEACEQAGFVFIGPSSETLRLCGSKTASRRLAKQVGVPTVPGTDQNLRDEEILPRAQEIGFPLLIKAAAGGGGKGMRIVGEEAELQSAIRAARSEGQSSFGDDAIFVEKYLTRPRHIEMQILADATGHTLYLGERECSLQRRHQKVVEESPSPFMTPDLRRRMGEAAVALAKGCRYQNAGTVEFLVDTDRNFYFLEINARLQVEHPVTELTTGIDLVKSQVRIAAGESLSLRQEEVQPRGHAIECRIYAEDPTNRFTPFPGRITLYRPPSAPGIRNDSGVYEGFEVPIYYDPLISKLVAWGKDRPEAISRMRQALQDYLVAGIKTTVSFLFEVMSDPRFVEGDMDTTFIDRFLAQQEGGEPRHKDVAIVAAAIHAHIAEQERRPAAPVGRGVAGSAWTLAARREGLRRG; encoded by the coding sequence ATGTTTCGAAAGATACTCATTGCCAATCGCGGAGAGATCGCGCTGCGGGTCATCCGGGCCTGCCGGGAGATGGGGATCGGGACGGTGGCGATTTACTCCGATGCCGACCGCTCGGCGCTGCACGTGCGAAAGGCAGATGAGGCCTATTGGGTGGGTGCATCTCCCTCGGCCGAGAGTTACCTCCGGGTGGATCGGATCCTTGAGATTGCCCGGCAGAGTCAGGCTGAGGCCATCCACCCCGGCTATGGCTTTCTCGCGGAAAATCCCACCTTTGCCGAGGCCTGCGAACAGGCAGGGTTCGTCTTCATCGGCCCCTCCTCCGAAACCTTGAGACTGTGTGGATCCAAGACCGCCTCGCGCCGCCTGGCCAAGCAAGTCGGGGTGCCGACCGTGCCTGGGACCGACCAAAATCTGCGCGATGAAGAGATCCTCCCGCGGGCACAGGAGATCGGCTTTCCGCTCCTCATCAAGGCCGCAGCCGGCGGCGGGGGAAAGGGGATGCGGATTGTCGGGGAAGAGGCCGAGCTTCAGTCGGCCATTCGGGCAGCCCGCTCGGAGGGGCAATCCTCTTTCGGTGACGATGCCATCTTCGTTGAGAAGTATCTGACCCGTCCGCGGCACATCGAGATGCAGATCCTTGCCGATGCCACGGGTCACACGCTCTATCTCGGAGAGCGTGAGTGTTCCCTGCAGCGCCGGCATCAAAAGGTCGTGGAGGAGTCCCCCTCTCCCTTCATGACGCCAGACCTCAGGCGGCGGATGGGAGAGGCCGCGGTGGCTTTGGCCAAAGGTTGCCGCTACCAGAATGCGGGGACCGTGGAGTTCTTGGTCGATACCGACCGGAATTTTTATTTCTTGGAGATCAACGCCCGCCTGCAGGTGGAACATCCGGTGACCGAGCTCACCACGGGGATCGACTTGGTCAAGAGCCAGGTGCGGATCGCCGCCGGAGAGTCCCTCTCCCTGCGTCAAGAGGAGGTGCAGCCGCGGGGCCATGCGATCGAGTGCCGGATCTATGCTGAGGATCCGACCAACCGCTTTACTCCCTTTCCCGGAAGGATCACCCTCTATCGACCCCCGAGTGCGCCAGGCATCCGGAATGACAGCGGGGTCTACGAGGGATTTGAGGTGCCGATCTATTACGATCCCCTGATATCCAAGCTCGTCGCCTGGGGGAAAGATCGGCCCGAGGCCATCAGCCGGATGCGGCAGGCGTTGCAGGATTATCTCGTTGCCGGGATCAAGACCACGGTCTCTTTCCTCTTCGAGGTCATGTCGGACCCTCGGTTCGTGGAGGGAGACATGGATACTACATTCATCGACAGGTTTTTGGCGCAGCAGGAGGGCGGCGAGCCCCGCCACAAGGATGTCGCAATCGTGGCCGCCGCGATTCATGCACACATTGCCGAGCAGGAACGGAGGCCCGCAGCCCCCGTAGGCCGGGGTGTCGCTGGATCCGCGTGGACGCTCGCGGCCCGTCGCGAAGGACTGAGACGCGGCTAG
- a CDS encoding four helix bundle protein produces the protein MKIERFEDIQAWQEARKLAGMLVQVTRSRSLSRDGALKEQIDRASISIMANIAEGFESQSDGEFARFLVYARRSAAELQSHLYLALDRGQLPSRDLQKLYAKLEEIRALIGGFLGYLGRQAEAGGRRLRAADGHVRRRTTTGHWG, from the coding sequence GTGAAGATCGAACGGTTCGAAGATATTCAGGCTTGGCAGGAGGCAAGGAAGCTGGCAGGAATGCTGGTCCAGGTGACCCGCAGCCGCTCATTATCCCGGGACGGGGCTTTGAAGGAGCAGATCGATCGGGCTTCTATTTCGATCATGGCGAACATTGCAGAAGGCTTTGAGTCGCAATCTGACGGGGAGTTTGCTCGTTTTCTCGTTTATGCGAGGCGATCAGCCGCGGAACTTCAATCGCATCTATACTTGGCCCTAGATCGTGGCCAACTGCCGTCGCGTGATTTGCAAAAACTATACGCCAAGTTGGAAGAAATCCGAGCTCTTATCGGCGGATTCCTGGGCTACCTAGGTCGTCAAGCGGAGGCCGGAGGGAGAAGATTGCGGGCGGCAGACGGGCACGTGAGACGTAGGACTACCACTGGGCACTGGGGATAG
- a CDS encoding acyl-CoA carboxylase subunit beta produces MSIEDKLKELRRRKEAALAGGGPERIERQHKAGKLTARQRIDLLLDPGSFTELDMLVTHRCTDFEMEKQKIPGDGVVTGYGTIDGRQVYFFAYDFTSLGGTLSVTNAQKICKVMDLAVKMGVPLISLNDSGGARIQEGVDSLAGYADIFLRNVLASGVIPQIAAIMGPCAGGAVYSPALMDFTVMVKGTSYMFVTGPDVIKTVLQEEVTFEELGGAMTHNATSGVAHFAVDSEEEGVLAIRELLSFLPQNNLEEAPRRPTTDDPHRMDEALNALVPDNPNKPYDMKELIRLVVDDRYFFEVQEHLAQNILVGFARLDGQTVGIVANQPMVLAGCLDINSSIKAARFIRFCDCFNIPIITLEDVPGYLPGTSQEHGGIIKHGAKLLFAYGEATVPKLTVIVRKSYGGAYCVMGSKHMRADYNLAFPTAEIAVMGPEGAVNILFRRDLSKVTDVEAFRAERVEEFKDKFANPYVAAEKGYIDDVIEPKETRPKLINALRLTATKRDTNPPKKHGNIPL; encoded by the coding sequence ATGTCGATTGAAGACAAACTCAAGGAGCTGCGGCGGCGGAAGGAAGCAGCGCTGGCCGGCGGAGGCCCCGAGCGGATCGAACGGCAGCACAAGGCGGGTAAACTCACCGCGCGGCAACGCATAGATCTGCTGCTCGATCCTGGCAGCTTTACCGAACTCGATATGCTGGTCACCCACCGGTGTACCGATTTCGAGATGGAGAAGCAAAAGATCCCGGGGGATGGCGTAGTCACGGGTTACGGCACCATTGATGGCAGGCAGGTCTATTTCTTTGCATACGATTTCACCAGCCTTGGCGGAACATTGAGCGTGACCAATGCGCAGAAGATCTGTAAGGTCATGGACCTCGCGGTGAAGATGGGCGTTCCCCTCATCAGCCTCAACGACTCCGGAGGGGCCAGAATTCAGGAGGGGGTCGACTCCCTGGCTGGCTATGCCGACATCTTCTTGCGGAACGTTCTGGCCTCGGGGGTCATCCCCCAGATTGCCGCGATCATGGGACCATGCGCAGGGGGGGCTGTCTATTCACCCGCCCTGATGGACTTCACCGTCATGGTGAAGGGGACGAGCTACATGTTTGTCACCGGGCCGGATGTCATCAAGACGGTCCTGCAAGAGGAGGTGACCTTCGAAGAGCTCGGAGGGGCGATGACCCACAATGCCACGTCCGGCGTAGCCCACTTCGCTGTGGATTCAGAAGAGGAAGGCGTACTCGCCATCCGGGAGCTCCTCAGTTTTCTCCCCCAGAACAACCTTGAGGAAGCGCCTCGACGGCCCACGACCGACGACCCCCACCGGATGGACGAGGCCCTGAACGCGCTTGTGCCCGACAATCCCAACAAGCCGTATGACATGAAGGAGCTGATTCGATTAGTCGTCGATGACCGCTATTTCTTCGAGGTGCAGGAGCATCTCGCTCAGAACATCCTTGTCGGATTCGCCCGGCTGGACGGCCAGACAGTGGGCATCGTCGCCAACCAGCCGATGGTGCTGGCAGGCTGCCTCGACATCAATTCATCCATCAAGGCCGCCCGGTTCATCCGCTTCTGCGACTGCTTCAACATTCCCATCATCACCTTGGAGGATGTCCCCGGGTATCTCCCAGGCACCAGCCAGGAACACGGCGGGATCATCAAGCATGGGGCAAAGCTCCTCTTCGCTTATGGCGAGGCCACGGTGCCGAAGCTCACGGTCATCGTCCGCAAGTCGTATGGGGGTGCCTATTGCGTCATGGGGTCCAAGCACATGCGGGCCGATTACAATCTGGCCTTTCCGACGGCGGAGATCGCCGTGATGGGGCCCGAGGGAGCGGTGAATATTCTCTTCCGGCGGGATTTGAGCAAGGTGACAGACGTCGAGGCCTTCCGGGCTGAACGGGTCGAGGAATTCAAGGATAAATTTGCAAATCCGTACGTGGCGGCAGAGAAAGGGTACATCGACGACGTGATCGAGCCGAAAGAGACCCGTCCGAAGCTGATTAATGCCCTGCGGTTGACGGCCACCAAACGGGACACCAATCCCCCGAAAAAGCACGGTAACATCCCGTTATAG
- a CDS encoding response regulator — MGNILIVEDDSMNMELARDVLESSGYQVCGVDSAAEALQVLKEALPDLILMDIQLPGLDGLELTRTLKQDPRKKDIIVVAMTAHAMKGDRERILEAGCSGYIAKPIDTRELCREVARHLPPPERPNNLSAD, encoded by the coding sequence ATGGGAAATATTCTCATCGTTGAAGATGACTCCATGAATATGGAGCTGGCCCGTGATGTTTTGGAGTCCAGCGGATACCAGGTGTGCGGCGTCGACTCGGCGGCCGAGGCCTTGCAGGTCCTCAAAGAGGCCTTACCCGATCTCATTCTCATGGACATCCAGCTCCCCGGGCTCGACGGACTCGAGCTCACCCGAACCTTGAAGCAGGACCCGAGGAAGAAGGACATCATCGTCGTTGCCATGACCGCCCACGCCATGAAGGGAGATCGGGAACGGATCCTCGAGGCCGGGTGCAGCGGCTACATCGCAAAACCCATTGATACGCGGGAACTGTGTCGGGAAGTGGCTAGACACCTCCCCCCACCCGAGCGCCCCAACAACCTTTCAGCGGACTAG